One genomic segment of Hordeum vulgare subsp. vulgare chromosome 2H, MorexV3_pseudomolecules_assembly, whole genome shotgun sequence includes these proteins:
- the LOC123430388 gene encoding protein NRT1/ PTR FAMILY 6.4-like, protein MGISMNLVTYLTGDMHLSSAKSANIVTNFMGTLNLLALLGGFIADAKFGRYRTIAVAATITAAGVSLLAASTAVPGMRPPRCAGGEARPRAAGCVPASGGQLGALYGALYTIAAGAGGLKANVSGFGTDQFDGRDPREERAMLYFFNRFYFCVSLGSLFAVTVLVYVQDNVGRAWGYGVSAAAMAAAVAVFAAGASRYRYRRPEGSPLAVIGRVLWGAWRNRRLPCPADASELRGFHEAKVPHTDRLRCLDKAAIVEADPATAVTVTEVEEVKMVVKLLPMWSTCILFWTIYSQMTTFSIQQAQQMDRRAGVRFVVPAGSLSVFLFLSVLLFTALNERVLVPLAARLTRRPQGLTSLQRVAAGLALATLGMAVSALVEKKRRDASNGSGGVAVSALWLVPQFFLVGAGEAFAYVGQLEFFIREAPERMKSMSTGLFLATLAVGFFLSSLLVLAVDAVTRGAWIRGHLDDGRLDLFYWMLAVLGLANFAVFLVFASRHQYKRTRPDAATVELP, encoded by the exons ATGGGCATCTCGATGAACCTGGTGACGTACCTCACCGGCGACATGCATCTCTCCAGCGCCAAGTCGGCCAACATCGTCACCAACTTCATGGGCACGCTCAACCTCCTCGCCCTCCTCGGCGGCTTCATCGCTGACGCCAAGTTCGGCCGCTACCGCACCATCGCCGTCGCGGCAACCATCACCGCCGCC GGCGTGAGCCTGCTGGCGGCAAGCACGGCTGTGCCAGGGATGCGGCCCCCGCGGTGCGCCGGCGGCGAGGCCCGGCCACGCGCGGCCGGGTGCGTGCCGGCGAGCGGCGGGCAGCTCGGGGCGCTGTACGGGGCGCTGTACACGATCGCGGCCGGCGCCGGCGGGCTGAAGGCGAACGTGTCCGGGTTCGGGACGGACCAGTTCGACGGGCGCGACCCGCGGGAGGAACGGGCCATGCTCTACTTCTTCAACCGCTTCTACTTCTGCGTCAGCCTCGGCTCGCTCTTCGCGGTCACCGTGCTGGTGTACGTGCAGGACAACGTCGGCCGGGCCTGGGGGTACGGCGTGTCGGCCGCCGCAATGGCAGCTGCGGTGGCGGTGTTCGCGGCCGGCGCGTCGAGGTACCGGTACCGTAGGCCGGAGGGGAGCCCGCTCGCGGTGATCGGGCGGGTGCTGTGGGGCGCGTGGCGGAACCGGAGGCTGCCGTGCCCGGCTGATGCTAGCGAGCTCCGCGGCTTCCACGAGGCCAAGGTGCCACACACGGACAGGCTTAG GTGTCTGGACAAAGCAGCCATCGTGGAGGCCGATCCGGCgacggcggtgacggtgacggaggtggaggaggtgaagATGGTGGTGAAGCTTCTCCCCATGTGGTCCACGTGCATACTCTTCTGGACCATCTATTCCCAGATGACAACCTTCTCCATCCAGCAGGCCCAGCAGATGGACCGCCGGGCCGGCGTCCGCTTCGTCGTCCCGGCGGGCTCGCTCTccgtcttcctcttcctctccgtcCTGCTCTTCACCGCGCTCAACGAGCGCGTCCTGGTCCCTCTGGCGGCTCGCCTGACGCGGCGCCCGCAGGGCCTGACTTCCCTCCAGCGCGTGGCCGCGGGGCTCGCCCTCGCCACGCTCGGCATGGCCGTCTCCGCGCTCGTCGAGAAGAAACGCAGGGACGCCTCCAACGGCAGCGGCGGCGTCGCCGTGAGCGCGCTCTGGCTGGTGCCGCAGTTCTTCCTGGTGGGCGCCGGCGAGGCGTTCGCCTACGTGGGGCAGCTCGAGTTCTTCATCCGGGAGGCCCCCGAGCGGATGAAGTCCATGAGCACGGGCCTGTTCCTGGCGACGCTGGCCGTGGGGTTCTTCCTGAGCAGCCTCCTCGTGCTCGCCGTCGACGCCGTCACGCGCGGCGCGTGGATACGTGGCCACCTGGACGACGGGAGGCTGGACCTCTTCTACTGGATGCTCGCGGTGCTCGGGCTGGCCAACTTTGCGGTGTTCTTGGTGTTCGCTAGCCGGCACCAGTACAAACGCACCAGGCCCGACGCGGCGACCGTGGAGCTGCCTTGA